The following are from one region of the Stigmatella ashevillena genome:
- the ptsP gene encoding phosphoenolpyruvate--protein phosphotransferase: MTEPHDNSPRVGLVIVSHSRLLAEGVAELAREMGGPGVQIATAGGMDGPGSVLGTDALRVMKAIESLYSEAGVLVLMDLGSAVMSAELALDLLPPDHRENVLLCSAPLVEGAVVAAVQARFGTPLRQVAAEACGALMAKQGQLGGAEALQTPPSAGIRGSPEMTLRFVVLNHQGLHARPAARLMQAMSRFSAGLRLRNLTTQSQEVDARSINAVMTLGVQQGHEVEFIANGEDGGAALEALRLLAESHFGDAPGGAGAGMPLQGRTPLHEAPRSGWLTGTLISPGIAIGPASVLWQEDETALEEDDVGLPSQEWDRLQQALQRVRTEVLETRAALALRADHQTAEIFDAHLLVLEDAELLRWVYEHIHQGAGGAFSVWKDAVERVARRYESLPDEYLRSRIADIQDVGRQVLLALRGDARAAPVEQRAGILAALDFAPSEIARLDAKRVQGLCAARGAASSHAAILARSLGIPAVFGLGEELQQIREGETLLVDATAARVCLLPDEALLAEYEDRARVELKTRQLAHQLRAKAALTRDGHRVEVAANIGQVAEARAAVEAGAEGVGLFRTEFLFFQRASAPDEDEQYEAYREAARALEGRPLIIRTLDVGGDKPLPYLDAGQEANPFLGVRGLRFCLVNRELFSAQLRAIARAAVDAPIRVMFPMVATREEWLEARALWEEAAQSFPAARHVEVGLMIEIPSAVLLVQHLAAEASFFSLGTNDLTQYLFAAERGNERLAHLSDALHPALLQMVARVTEEAHARGRWVGLCGELAGDALAVPLLVGLGVDELSMSVPAIASVKQALRACHAGEARVLARQALSCGSAAEVRRLLAGEAFGEILPGMRH; encoded by the coding sequence GTGACGGAGCCGCACGACAATTCACCCCGGGTGGGACTGGTCATCGTCTCCCACAGCCGCCTGCTCGCCGAGGGGGTTGCGGAGCTTGCGCGCGAGATGGGCGGCCCCGGGGTTCAGATCGCCACCGCGGGGGGGATGGACGGGCCCGGGTCTGTCTTGGGGACCGATGCCCTCCGGGTGATGAAGGCCATCGAGAGCCTCTACTCGGAGGCGGGCGTGCTGGTGCTGATGGATCTGGGCAGTGCCGTGATGAGCGCCGAGCTGGCGCTGGATCTGCTGCCCCCTGACCATCGCGAGAACGTGTTGCTGTGCAGCGCGCCGCTGGTGGAGGGGGCTGTGGTGGCTGCGGTGCAAGCGCGCTTTGGAACCCCCTTGCGGCAAGTGGCCGCGGAGGCCTGTGGGGCCCTGATGGCCAAGCAGGGTCAGCTCGGAGGCGCGGAGGCACTCCAGACGCCGCCGTCGGCGGGGATCCGTGGTTCGCCCGAAATGACCCTGCGCTTCGTCGTCCTCAACCACCAGGGGTTGCATGCGCGTCCTGCCGCGCGCCTGATGCAGGCGATGTCGCGGTTCTCGGCGGGGCTCCGGCTGCGCAACCTCACCACCCAGAGCCAGGAGGTGGATGCCCGGAGCATCAATGCGGTGATGACGTTGGGCGTGCAGCAGGGCCATGAGGTCGAGTTCATCGCGAACGGGGAGGATGGAGGGGCCGCCCTGGAGGCCCTGCGCCTGCTGGCGGAATCCCACTTTGGCGATGCGCCGGGGGGCGCGGGTGCTGGGATGCCGCTCCAAGGCCGCACCCCTCTTCATGAAGCGCCACGCTCTGGCTGGCTGACGGGGACACTCATCTCTCCAGGGATCGCCATCGGCCCCGCCTCCGTGCTGTGGCAGGAGGATGAGACGGCGCTGGAAGAGGACGACGTGGGGCTTCCTTCTCAGGAGTGGGACCGGTTGCAGCAGGCCCTCCAGCGCGTGCGCACCGAGGTGCTCGAGACACGTGCCGCCCTGGCCCTCCGCGCGGACCACCAGACCGCCGAGATCTTCGATGCCCACCTTTTGGTGCTCGAGGATGCCGAGCTGCTCCGGTGGGTTTACGAGCACATCCACCAGGGCGCTGGAGGGGCCTTCTCGGTGTGGAAGGACGCCGTGGAGCGGGTGGCACGGCGCTACGAGTCCCTGCCGGACGAGTACCTGCGCTCACGCATCGCGGACATCCAGGATGTGGGGCGCCAGGTGCTGTTGGCCTTGAGAGGGGACGCCCGTGCCGCTCCGGTGGAGCAACGCGCCGGCATCCTGGCGGCGTTGGACTTCGCGCCCTCGGAGATCGCCCGGTTGGACGCGAAGCGTGTTCAAGGACTGTGCGCGGCGCGAGGCGCTGCCTCCAGCCATGCCGCCATTCTGGCGCGGTCCCTGGGGATTCCCGCGGTGTTTGGCTTGGGGGAGGAACTCCAGCAAATCCGTGAGGGCGAGACGCTGCTCGTGGATGCCACGGCGGCGCGGGTCTGCCTCCTGCCGGATGAGGCCCTGCTGGCGGAATACGAGGACAGGGCGAGGGTGGAGCTGAAGACCCGGCAGTTGGCCCACCAGTTGCGGGCCAAGGCGGCGTTGACGCGGGATGGCCACCGGGTGGAGGTGGCGGCCAACATCGGCCAAGTGGCCGAAGCGCGGGCCGCCGTCGAGGCGGGGGCGGAAGGGGTCGGTTTGTTCCGCACCGAGTTTCTCTTCTTCCAGCGGGCCTCTGCACCGGATGAGGACGAGCAGTACGAAGCCTACCGTGAGGCCGCGCGGGCGCTCGAAGGGCGGCCGTTGATCATCCGCACGCTCGATGTGGGGGGGGACAAGCCGTTGCCCTACCTCGACGCGGGGCAGGAGGCGAATCCCTTCCTGGGCGTGCGCGGCCTGCGCTTCTGCCTGGTGAACCGGGAGCTGTTCTCCGCCCAGCTGCGCGCCATTGCCCGTGCCGCGGTGGATGCGCCCATTCGCGTGATGTTTCCCATGGTGGCGACCCGGGAGGAGTGGCTGGAGGCCCGGGCCCTCTGGGAAGAAGCCGCTCAGTCCTTTCCCGCGGCCCGGCATGTGGAGGTGGGCTTGATGATCGAAATTCCCTCGGCGGTGCTCCTCGTGCAGCACCTCGCGGCCGAGGCCAGCTTCTTCTCGCTGGGGACCAACGACTTGACGCAGTACCTCTTCGCGGCGGAGCGGGGCAATGAACGCCTGGCACACCTGTCCGATGCGCTGCACCCGGCACTGCTTCAGATGGTGGCGCGGGTGACCGAGGAGGCCCACGCGCGAGGCCGGTGGGTGGGCCTCTGCGGAGAGCTGGCGGGGGATGCGCTGGCGGTGCCGTTGCTCGTGGGCCTGGGGGTGGATGAGTTGAGCATGAGCGTGCCCGCGATTGCCTCAGTGAAGCAGGCTTTGCGGGCTTGCCACGCGGGAGAGGCGCGGGTGCTGGCCCGGCAGGCCCTCTCCTGTGGGAGTGCGGCGGAAGTCAGGCGCTTGTTGGCGGGTGAGGCGTTCGGGGAGATACTGCCGGGAATGCGCCATTAG
- a CDS encoding amidohydrolase family protein gives MRPLLLLPLLASCATVPPTSAPSPLPTQTQGEAVPARTWVQPRAVVIRHATVMPASGPAIEDGAVAFAEGRLVAVGRSAEVVAPPGAEEVDGTGLFVTPGIVDAHSHLGVYATPATFANEEGNEATAPVTAEVDAEHGFWPQDPGLQRAAAGGVTSLLVLPGSANLIGGRGFPVKLHFGRSAAEMQFPGAKDALKMACGENPRRVYGEGRKMAPATRMANVAGYRQAFALARDYLNRWADWEKKKAKKPEEAGPPPVRDLKLETLAEVLRGNLLVQNHCYRADEMAVMLQVAKEAGFSIRAFHHAVEAYKLRDVLAKNEVAVATWADWWGFKMEAWDGIPENAGLLWQAGVKTVIHSDSAYGIQRLNQEAGKAMWRARESGIPLAEEEVLRWVTLNAAWVMGVEAQTGSLEPGKMADVVLWKGHPLSAYARAQRVWADGVVTFDAATGPVDMSDFEVGERAGTSARLVAQPARVPTGQDLGLAAPCDPAKDRACAALLPVSEGACTAFQGVTVFTGSEWWKGASVLVEGGKVTRAQAGALGPLPAGCREVEGRGRLLTPGLMEAFTGLGLVEVLAESSTTDDVLEGEAVAKGPVHAALRVADSINPASALYPVARLGGVTAVGTVPSGGLIPGQSAFVATDGTLRRTPLALHVNLGLPGREAVSGSRSAVLEHLRELLSDAREYGRRKTDFEQNRMREVAASRLDLEALQPVLSGTVRVVVAAKRAGDLLAALELAREYGLKLILVGGDEAWQVAGALAAAKVPVILKPTQNLPRNFDSLGARLDLAALLHAAGVKVLISTMDEPHLTRTLSQEAANAVAWGLPHTEALRAVTSNVAEAFGVEGGRIAPGAVADLVLWNGDPLDLASRPLGMWLAGRQVGLVSRQQALFEKHQKATAAPR, from the coding sequence ATGCGCCCTCTTCTTCTGCTTCCACTGCTGGCTTCTTGCGCCACCGTTCCTCCCACATCGGCGCCGTCCCCGCTCCCCACGCAGACACAGGGGGAGGCTGTCCCCGCGCGGACGTGGGTCCAGCCCCGGGCCGTGGTCATCCGCCACGCCACGGTGATGCCCGCCTCGGGCCCCGCCATCGAGGATGGCGCCGTGGCCTTCGCCGAGGGCCGGCTCGTGGCGGTGGGACGCAGCGCGGAGGTGGTGGCGCCGCCGGGTGCCGAGGAGGTGGATGGCACGGGCCTCTTTGTCACCCCGGGTATCGTTGATGCGCACAGCCACCTGGGCGTGTATGCCACCCCGGCGACCTTCGCGAATGAGGAGGGCAACGAGGCCACCGCGCCGGTCACGGCCGAGGTGGATGCCGAACACGGCTTCTGGCCGCAGGATCCTGGGCTGCAGCGCGCGGCGGCCGGTGGGGTGACGTCGCTGCTCGTGCTGCCGGGCAGCGCCAACCTGATCGGAGGCCGGGGCTTCCCGGTGAAGCTGCACTTTGGCCGCTCGGCGGCGGAGATGCAGTTTCCGGGGGCGAAGGACGCGCTGAAGATGGCGTGCGGGGAGAACCCTCGCCGGGTGTACGGAGAGGGCCGCAAGATGGCCCCCGCCACGCGCATGGCGAACGTGGCCGGCTACCGGCAGGCGTTCGCGTTGGCGCGCGACTACCTCAACCGGTGGGCGGACTGGGAGAAGAAGAAGGCGAAGAAGCCGGAGGAGGCCGGTCCACCGCCCGTCCGGGACCTGAAGCTGGAGACGCTGGCCGAGGTGCTGCGCGGCAACCTCCTGGTGCAGAACCACTGCTACCGCGCCGATGAGATGGCGGTGATGCTCCAGGTGGCGAAGGAGGCGGGCTTCTCCATCCGCGCCTTTCACCATGCGGTGGAGGCCTACAAGCTGAGGGACGTGCTGGCGAAGAACGAGGTGGCGGTGGCCACCTGGGCCGACTGGTGGGGCTTCAAGATGGAGGCGTGGGACGGCATCCCCGAGAACGCGGGGCTGCTGTGGCAGGCGGGGGTGAAGACCGTCATCCACTCGGACTCGGCCTATGGCATCCAGCGGTTGAACCAGGAGGCGGGCAAGGCGATGTGGCGGGCCCGCGAGTCCGGCATTCCCCTGGCCGAGGAAGAGGTGCTGCGCTGGGTGACGCTGAATGCCGCGTGGGTGATGGGGGTGGAGGCGCAGACGGGCTCCCTGGAGCCGGGAAAGATGGCGGATGTGGTGCTGTGGAAGGGCCACCCGCTCAGCGCGTATGCGCGGGCGCAGCGCGTGTGGGCCGATGGCGTCGTCACCTTCGATGCGGCCACGGGCCCGGTGGACATGAGCGACTTCGAGGTGGGGGAGCGCGCGGGGACCTCGGCGAGGCTCGTGGCGCAGCCGGCGCGCGTGCCCACCGGACAGGACCTGGGGCTGGCGGCTCCGTGCGATCCCGCGAAGGACCGGGCCTGCGCCGCGCTGCTGCCGGTGAGCGAGGGCGCGTGCACGGCCTTCCAGGGCGTGACGGTGTTCACGGGCTCCGAGTGGTGGAAGGGCGCCTCCGTGCTTGTGGAGGGCGGCAAGGTGACGCGGGCGCAGGCCGGGGCGCTGGGGCCCCTTCCCGCCGGGTGCCGCGAAGTGGAGGGCCGGGGCCGGTTGCTGACGCCCGGCTTGATGGAGGCGTTCACGGGCTTGGGGCTGGTGGAGGTGCTGGCGGAGTCCTCCACCACCGATGACGTCTTGGAGGGGGAGGCCGTGGCGAAGGGACCTGTCCACGCGGCGCTCCGGGTCGCTGACAGCATCAACCCTGCCTCGGCGCTCTATCCGGTCGCACGGCTGGGAGGGGTCACCGCGGTGGGGACGGTGCCCTCGGGAGGGCTGATTCCGGGCCAGAGCGCCTTCGTGGCCACGGACGGCACTCTCCGCCGCACGCCCCTGGCGCTCCACGTCAACCTGGGGCTGCCGGGGCGGGAGGCGGTGTCCGGCTCGCGCTCCGCGGTGCTCGAGCACCTGCGTGAGCTGCTCTCGGATGCGCGCGAGTACGGTCGGCGCAAGACGGACTTCGAGCAGAACCGCATGCGGGAGGTGGCCGCGAGCCGGTTGGATCTGGAGGCGCTCCAGCCGGTGCTGAGCGGCACGGTGCGGGTGGTGGTGGCGGCGAAGCGGGCGGGGGATCTGCTGGCGGCGCTGGAGCTGGCGCGCGAGTATGGGCTCAAGCTCATCCTCGTGGGCGGCGATGAGGCGTGGCAGGTGGCGGGGGCCCTGGCGGCGGCGAAGGTGCCCGTCATCCTCAAGCCCACGCAGAACCTGCCCAGGAACTTCGACAGCCTGGGGGCCCGGTTGGACCTGGCGGCGCTGCTGCACGCGGCCGGGGTGAAGGTGCTCATCTCCACGATGGACGAGCCCCACCTGACGCGCACGCTGTCTCAGGAGGCCGCGAACGCGGTGGCCTGGGGGCTGCCCCACACCGAGGCGCTGCGGGCCGTGACGTCGAACGTGGCGGAGGCCTTCGGGGTGGAGGGGGGCCGCATCGCGCCGGGCGCGGTGGCGGATCTGGTGCTGTGGAACGGAGATCCTCTGGATCTCGCGAGCCGGCCGCTGGGCATGTGGCTGGCGGGCCGTCAGGTGGGGCTCGTGAGCCGGCAGCAGGCGCTCTTCGAGAAGCACCAAAAGGCCACGGCCGCCCCCCGGTGA
- a CDS encoding sigma 54-interacting transcriptional regulator: MSSAPPGPIPTHTVLGTRAQADRLAAQQFHLVLLDTERAGTVFPLAGEVLRIGKAPENDVVIDHPTVSRNHLLVRRQGDRFLVQDLGSTNGTFLDGAQVREAYLRPGALLEVGDVRLRFSPQVSPVHVDPSAEDRLGDLVGRSVPMRQIFALLQRIATTDSTILLVGETGAGKGAAAKAIHKLSPRATGPLIVFDCASVSDSLIESELFGHEKGAFTGAVSQRIGCLERANGGTLFLDEIDDLAMDLQPKLLRAIEDREFRRLGASTPISFDARIVVASKKDLWSETQASRFREDLYFRLSVFTVSLPSLRDRKEDIPLLVDAFAGEGLWGRLPEKVRDQFLGHTWPGNVRELRNALERARHMADIPELAGDGLLREFTRETPATVGEALPVEFTGPFKTCKDELVRAFEREYLTRLLGRTKGNIARAAREAELDRKHLYSLLHKYGLVQSEED; encoded by the coding sequence ATGTCCTCCGCCCCGCCTGGCCCCATTCCCACGCACACGGTCCTTGGCACCCGTGCGCAAGCGGACCGGCTCGCCGCGCAGCAATTCCATCTGGTGCTGCTGGACACCGAGCGCGCGGGCACCGTCTTCCCGCTCGCCGGCGAGGTCTTGCGCATTGGCAAGGCGCCCGAGAACGACGTCGTCATTGATCACCCCACGGTGAGCCGCAACCACCTGTTGGTGCGCCGCCAGGGAGATCGCTTCCTCGTGCAGGATCTCGGCTCCACCAACGGCACCTTCCTGGATGGCGCCCAGGTGCGCGAGGCATACCTGCGCCCCGGTGCCCTGCTGGAGGTGGGGGATGTGCGCCTGCGCTTCAGCCCCCAGGTGTCACCGGTCCACGTGGACCCGTCCGCCGAGGACCGGCTGGGCGACCTGGTGGGCCGCAGCGTGCCCATGCGGCAGATCTTCGCCCTGCTCCAGCGCATCGCCACCACGGACTCCACCATCCTGCTGGTGGGCGAGACGGGCGCGGGCAAGGGCGCCGCGGCAAAGGCCATCCACAAGCTGTCGCCCCGCGCCACCGGGCCGCTCATCGTCTTCGACTGCGCCTCCGTCTCCGACTCGCTCATCGAAAGCGAGCTGTTCGGCCACGAGAAGGGCGCGTTCACGGGCGCGGTGAGCCAGCGCATCGGCTGCCTGGAGCGCGCCAACGGCGGCACGCTCTTCCTGGACGAGATCGACGATCTGGCCATGGACTTGCAGCCCAAGCTGCTGCGCGCCATCGAGGACCGGGAGTTCCGGCGGCTGGGCGCCTCGACACCCATCTCCTTCGACGCGCGCATCGTCGTGGCGAGCAAGAAGGACCTCTGGTCCGAAACCCAGGCCAGCCGCTTCCGGGAGGACCTCTACTTCCGGCTGTCCGTCTTCACCGTCAGCCTGCCCTCGCTGCGCGACCGGAAGGAAGACATCCCGCTGCTGGTGGACGCCTTCGCGGGCGAGGGGCTGTGGGGCCGGCTCCCTGAGAAGGTGCGAGACCAGTTCCTCGGACACACCTGGCCCGGCAACGTGCGCGAGCTGCGCAACGCGCTGGAGCGGGCGCGCCACATGGCGGACATCCCCGAGCTGGCGGGGGACGGGCTGCTGCGCGAGTTCACCCGGGAGACACCGGCCACCGTGGGCGAGGCGCTGCCGGTGGAATTCACGGGCCCTTTCAAGACGTGCAAGGACGAGCTCGTCCGGGCCTTCGAGCGGGAATACCTCACCCGGCTGCTGGGACGTACAAAGGGCAACATTGCGCGGGCGGCCCGGGAAGCCGAACTGGACCGAAAACATCTCTACTCCCTGCTGCACAAGTACGGTCTGGTACAGAGTGAAGAGGACTGA
- a CDS encoding peroxiredoxin, producing MSIKVGDKAPGFTLPKQDGTSVSLSGLLQKSAVVLYFYPKDDTPGCTQEACSFRDSYEAFKDAGAEVVGISSQSADSHKAFASKHRLPFTLVSDEGGKVRKQYGVPSTLGLIPGRVTYVIDRNGTVQHVFNSQLNAARHVTEALGIIQKLHGARPS from the coding sequence GTGAGCATCAAGGTTGGCGACAAGGCCCCCGGCTTCACGCTGCCGAAGCAGGACGGCACATCCGTGAGCTTGAGTGGCTTGCTGCAGAAGTCGGCGGTGGTCCTCTACTTCTATCCGAAGGACGATACGCCGGGCTGCACGCAGGAGGCGTGCTCGTTCCGGGACTCCTACGAGGCCTTCAAGGATGCGGGCGCCGAAGTGGTGGGCATCAGCTCGCAGTCGGCGGATTCCCACAAGGCCTTCGCCTCGAAGCACCGGCTTCCCTTCACCCTGGTGAGCGATGAGGGCGGCAAGGTGCGCAAGCAGTATGGCGTTCCGAGCACGCTGGGGCTGATTCCGGGCCGGGTGACGTATGTCATCGACCGGAACGGCACCGTTCAGCACGTGTTCAACTCGCAGCTCAATGCCGCGCGCCACGTGACCGAGGCCCTGGGCATCATCCAGAAGCTTCACGGCGCCCGTCCTTCCTGA
- the dhaL gene encoding dihydroxyacetone kinase subunit DhaL translates to MTVTREAVEQWIRAYADAIAEHEQALTQLDMAIGDGDHGANMQRGFQAVLSRMSSVAEGDVGALFRMVGMTLLSTVGGTSGPLYGTLFLQMALQTQGKRELKPEELEAALRAGLDGIIARGKASPGDKTMIDALKPAHDALRQALHQKASLGEALRRAEEAARAGRDATIALVARKGRASYLGERSAGHQDPGATSAHLLMECAARTWM, encoded by the coding sequence ATGACCGTGACCCGGGAGGCCGTGGAGCAGTGGATCCGGGCGTATGCGGACGCCATCGCCGAGCACGAGCAGGCCCTCACCCAGCTCGACATGGCGATTGGGGATGGTGACCACGGCGCGAACATGCAGCGGGGGTTCCAGGCCGTGCTCTCGCGCATGTCCAGCGTGGCGGAAGGCGACGTGGGGGCCCTGTTCAGGATGGTCGGCATGACGCTGCTGTCCACCGTGGGGGGGACCAGTGGCCCGCTCTACGGCACGCTGTTCCTTCAGATGGCCTTGCAGACGCAAGGCAAACGCGAGCTGAAGCCCGAGGAGCTGGAAGCCGCGCTGCGGGCGGGGTTGGACGGCATTATCGCTCGTGGGAAGGCGTCTCCTGGAGACAAGACGATGATCGACGCGCTGAAGCCCGCTCACGATGCCTTGCGGCAGGCGCTGCACCAGAAGGCCAGTCTGGGGGAGGCCTTGCGCCGGGCGGAGGAGGCTGCCAGGGCAGGCCGCGATGCCACCATCGCCCTGGTGGCGAGGAAGGGGCGGGCCAGCTACCTGGGGGAGCGCAGTGCGGGCCACCAGGACCCGGGGGCCACCTCGGCCCATCTGTTGATGGAGTGTGCCGCAAGGACTTGGATGTGA
- the dhaK gene encoding dihydroxyacetone kinase subunit DhaK, which translates to MDSEGNSAEHLRSSRGCCLKKLINNPQNVVTEALHGMAAAHAGLLKLNVEPPYLVRLESPVQGKVGIVSGGGSGHEPLHGGFVGMGMLDAACPGAVFTSPTPDQMLAASQAVNGGAGVLHIIKNYTGDCLNFEMAAELARAEGIEVEQVLTNDDVAVQDSLYTAGRRGVGVTVLVEKIAGAAAEQRRPLKDVAAIARTVNAQGRSMGMALTSCTVPHAGKPTFQLAEDEMEIGIGIHGEPGRRRMKRASAAEVAVMLVEPILADLPFQAGDEVLAFVNGMGGTPLLELYIMFAEVARILEGKGIRIARSLVGSYITSLEMAGCSVTLLKLDEELTRLWDAPVKTPALRWGV; encoded by the coding sequence GTGGACTCCGAGGGGAATTCGGCGGAACATCTCCGGTCAAGCCGGGGGTGCTGCCTGAAAAAGCTGATCAACAATCCTCAGAATGTGGTGACCGAGGCGTTGCACGGCATGGCGGCCGCGCATGCCGGTCTGTTGAAGCTGAACGTCGAGCCGCCCTACCTCGTGCGCCTGGAGTCGCCGGTCCAGGGCAAGGTGGGGATTGTCTCGGGAGGCGGCTCCGGGCACGAGCCCTTGCACGGAGGTTTCGTGGGGATGGGCATGTTGGATGCGGCCTGTCCGGGGGCGGTGTTCACCTCTCCCACGCCCGACCAGATGCTCGCGGCCAGCCAGGCCGTGAATGGGGGCGCGGGCGTGCTGCACATCATCAAGAACTACACCGGGGACTGCCTGAACTTCGAGATGGCCGCCGAGCTGGCCCGTGCGGAGGGCATCGAGGTGGAGCAGGTGCTCACCAACGATGACGTGGCGGTGCAGGACAGCCTCTACACCGCCGGGCGGCGGGGCGTGGGGGTGACCGTGCTGGTCGAGAAGATCGCCGGGGCGGCGGCCGAGCAGCGGCGGCCCCTGAAAGACGTGGCGGCGATCGCGCGCACGGTGAACGCGCAAGGCCGCAGCATGGGCATGGCGCTCACCTCGTGCACGGTGCCCCATGCGGGCAAGCCCACCTTCCAACTCGCGGAGGACGAGATGGAGATCGGCATCGGCATCCATGGAGAGCCGGGCCGCCGCCGCATGAAGCGTGCGTCCGCCGCCGAGGTGGCGGTGATGTTGGTGGAGCCCATCCTGGCGGACCTCCCCTTCCAGGCAGGAGATGAGGTGCTGGCCTTCGTGAATGGGATGGGCGGCACGCCCTTGCTCGAGCTGTACATCATGTTCGCCGAGGTGGCCCGCATCCTGGAGGGCAAGGGGATCCGCATTGCCCGTAGCCTTGTGGGTTCCTACATCACCTCACTGGAGATGGCGGGTTGCTCGGTCACATTGCTGAAGCTGGACGAGGAGCTGACGCGGCTCTGGGATGCGCCGGTGAAGACCCCCGCGCTGCGCTGGGGGGTGTGA
- a CDS encoding response regulator transcription factor: protein MSEKVQRILVVEDDLSILTGLSINLRIEGYDVLQAQDGRVGLAKALDEAPDLVVLDIMLPELNGFDVLKELRQRGRDTPVVMLSAKGLEPDKILGLNLGADDYVVKPFGLQELLARIKAVLRRRHPASGAPPVTFGDVEVDMVGKTVARAGKAVELTAQEFKLLTHFLAHPGRTFSREELLSSAWGFDYEGSARTVDNFVRQLRLKFEPDPEAPRHFLTIRGLGYRFDR from the coding sequence ATGAGCGAGAAGGTGCAACGCATCCTGGTCGTGGAGGATGACCTGTCCATCCTCACGGGCCTGTCCATCAACCTGCGCATCGAGGGCTATGACGTGCTCCAAGCCCAAGATGGGCGCGTGGGGCTCGCCAAGGCGCTCGACGAGGCGCCGGACCTGGTCGTCCTGGACATCATGCTCCCGGAGCTCAACGGTTTCGATGTGCTCAAGGAGCTGCGCCAGCGCGGCCGGGACACCCCCGTGGTGATGCTCTCGGCCAAGGGCCTGGAGCCGGACAAGATCCTCGGCCTCAACCTGGGGGCGGATGACTACGTGGTGAAGCCCTTTGGGCTGCAGGAGCTGCTGGCGCGCATCAAGGCCGTGCTGCGCAGGCGGCACCCCGCCTCGGGGGCCCCCCCGGTGACGTTCGGGGATGTCGAGGTGGACATGGTGGGCAAGACGGTGGCGCGCGCGGGCAAGGCCGTGGAGCTGACGGCGCAGGAGTTCAAGCTGCTGACCCACTTCCTGGCGCACCCGGGACGCACCTTCTCCCGCGAGGAGCTGCTCTCCAGCGCCTGGGGCTTCGACTACGAGGGCAGCGCGCGCACGGTCGACAACTTCGTGCGCCAGCTCCGGCTCAAGTTCGAGCCGGACCCGGAAGCACCCCGCCACTTCTTGACGATCCGAGGCTTGGGCTACCGGTTCGATCGCTGA
- a CDS encoding class I SAM-dependent methyltransferase — protein MSGNDVRGRTPLSLVSQEPDLLFYMRQAGERGGPVLVLGTANGRVPWSLAGHGFKVVGVDASETMIRTAEERRNVESAEVSQRVRFIVSDVRVLRLEERFSLVLAPQHAMGLMANRDELESFLATVRHHLAPEGTFIYDVLNPPREAILPRDDVPMSPLEPRRSLFALHLSERKPPGGTAPIRRLRLRHFSPEELETALSACGLTLRERYGRFDGKPFDLEDSRQIGVVGL, from the coding sequence ATGAGCGGGAATGATGTCCGCGGCCGTACGCCCTTGTCCCTGGTGAGCCAGGAGCCAGATCTCCTCTTCTATATGCGCCAGGCAGGCGAGCGGGGCGGGCCGGTGCTCGTTCTGGGCACGGCCAATGGGCGCGTGCCCTGGTCGCTGGCGGGCCATGGCTTCAAGGTGGTGGGGGTGGACGCGTCCGAGACGATGATTCGCACCGCCGAGGAGCGCCGGAACGTGGAGTCCGCGGAGGTGTCCCAGCGGGTGCGCTTCATCGTCTCCGACGTGCGGGTCCTGCGCCTGGAGGAGCGCTTCTCGCTGGTGCTCGCGCCCCAGCACGCGATGGGGCTGATGGCGAACCGGGATGAGCTGGAGTCCTTCCTGGCCACGGTGCGCCACCACCTGGCACCCGAGGGGACGTTCATCTACGACGTGCTCAATCCCCCGCGCGAGGCCATTCTCCCCCGGGATGACGTGCCCATGTCCCCCCTGGAGCCCCGCCGCTCCCTGTTCGCCTTGCACCTGAGCGAGCGCAAACCCCCGGGGGGCACGGCCCCCATCCGCCGGTTGCGGCTGCGCCACTTCTCCCCGGAGGAGCTGGAGACGGCGCTGAGTGCCTGCGGGCTGACGCTGCGCGAGCGCTACGGGCGCTTCGATGGCAAGCCGTTCGACCTGGAGGACTCCCGTCAGATCGGCGTCGTGGGGCTGTAG
- a CDS encoding DUF3332 domain-containing protein yields MKRSSRLLATLCVGVLSLHMSGCFGKFSLTRAMWEFNKGVSDNKFAQWAVFLVMAIVPVYAIGTLVDMLVINSIEFWTGENPVSNADGTPGNTRVVRLGPSDTLRLSRDMASGVMKVELEREGQAPLVRYFEPLEDGIAVRDDAGALLLQAREQAGGAVAVTDADGMTMALHSAEAVAQARQILLQEGAVGLSQYAQNQLSPLGQGLALCTNQP; encoded by the coding sequence ATGAAGCGTTCTTCCCGGCTGCTGGCCACGCTGTGCGTGGGCGTTCTGTCCCTTCACATGTCCGGATGCTTCGGCAAGTTCTCGCTGACGCGGGCCATGTGGGAGTTCAACAAGGGCGTCTCGGACAACAAGTTCGCCCAGTGGGCCGTGTTCCTGGTGATGGCGATCGTCCCCGTGTACGCCATCGGCACCCTGGTGGACATGCTGGTCATCAACAGCATCGAGTTCTGGACCGGGGAGAACCCCGTGTCGAACGCGGACGGGACGCCCGGGAACACGCGCGTGGTGCGGCTGGGGCCCAGCGACACGCTGCGGCTGTCGCGGGACATGGCCTCGGGCGTGATGAAGGTGGAGCTGGAGCGCGAGGGCCAGGCCCCGCTGGTGCGCTACTTCGAGCCCCTTGAGGACGGCATCGCCGTGCGCGACGATGCGGGCGCGCTGCTGCTCCAGGCGCGCGAGCAGGCCGGTGGTGCGGTGGCGGTCACGGATGCGGACGGCATGACGATGGCGCTGCACTCGGCCGAGGCCGTGGCCCAGGCGCGGCAGATCCTCCTCCAGGAGGGCGCCGTGGGGCTGTCGCAATACGCCCAGAACCAATTGTCCCCGCTGGGACAGGGCCTGGCGCTCTGCACGAACCAGCCGTAG